In one Nocardia tengchongensis genomic region, the following are encoded:
- a CDS encoding helix-turn-helix domain-containing protein gives MATPTAGDLLRQWRTTRRLSQLELAGRADTSTRHLSFIETGRATPSRQMLLHLSDELDIPLRERNRMLLAAGYAPVYAEPELDTPAMRPVRDALRQILTGLEPHPALAIDAAWTMVDANAGIALFLDGVDPALLRPPVNALRLTLHPDGLADHILNLAQWRGHLFERLQRQIDVTGSPDLAALLSELRAYPGGEDAPGLPEPDQAVVPLRLRLDGHDLAFLSVTTVFGTPMNVTVAELAIEAFLPADTATATLLRDRLTGPPS, from the coding sequence ATGGCGACACCGACCGCGGGCGACCTCCTCCGACAGTGGCGCACCACCCGGCGCCTCAGTCAGCTCGAACTCGCCGGGCGCGCCGACACCTCGACCCGGCACCTCAGCTTCATCGAGACCGGCCGCGCCACGCCCAGCCGCCAGATGCTGCTGCACCTGTCCGACGAACTGGACATCCCACTGCGGGAACGCAATCGCATGCTGCTGGCCGCCGGGTACGCCCCCGTCTACGCCGAACCCGAACTCGACACCCCCGCCATGCGTCCCGTGCGCGACGCACTCCGGCAGATACTCACCGGTCTGGAACCGCATCCGGCCCTGGCCATCGACGCCGCCTGGACCATGGTCGACGCCAATGCCGGTATCGCCCTGTTCCTCGACGGCGTCGACCCCGCGCTGCTGCGGCCGCCGGTGAACGCCCTGCGCCTCACCCTGCACCCCGACGGTCTCGCGGACCACATCCTCAACCTTGCGCAATGGCGCGGCCACCTCTTCGAACGGCTGCAACGCCAGATCGACGTGACCGGCTCACCCGACCTGGCCGCCCTGCTGAGCGAACTGCGCGCCTACCCCGGCGGTGAGGACGCACCCGGCCTGCCCGAACCCGACCAGGCCGTCGTGCCGCTGCGCCTGCGCCTGGACGGGCACGACCTCGCCTTCCTCAGCGTCACCACGGTTTTCGGCACCCCGATGAACGTCACCGTCGCCGAGCTCGCGATCGAAGCCTTCCTGCCCGCCGATACCGCCACCGCGACCCTGCTTCGCGACCGGCTCACCGGCCCACCCAGCTGA
- a CDS encoding sugar O-acetyltransferase — MGEHKDRMLAGRLYRDNDPELVAERRRCQQLLDMFNATRAGQDAQRRVLLEELLGAFGEGSWIMPRFQCDYGHLIRLGRNSFLNYDAIILDCAPVTIGDDVSIGPRAQLLTALHPMEDHELRRQRWETAAPITIGDNVWLGGGVIVCPGVTIGSNTVVGAGSVVTRDLPEKVFAAGNPARVIREL; from the coding sequence GTGGGAGAACACAAGGACCGCATGCTCGCCGGCCGGCTCTACCGCGACAACGATCCCGAACTCGTCGCCGAACGCCGCCGGTGTCAGCAACTGCTCGACATGTTCAACGCCACCCGCGCCGGACAGGACGCCCAGCGGCGCGTGCTCCTGGAAGAACTGCTGGGCGCGTTCGGCGAAGGCTCCTGGATCATGCCGAGATTCCAATGCGACTACGGGCATCTGATCAGGCTGGGCCGCAACAGCTTCCTCAACTACGACGCCATCATCCTCGACTGCGCCCCGGTCACCATCGGCGACGACGTGTCCATCGGGCCCCGCGCCCAGCTGCTCACCGCCCTGCATCCGATGGAGGACCACGAACTGCGCAGGCAGCGCTGGGAGACGGCCGCACCCATCACCATCGGTGACAATGTGTGGCTCGGCGGCGGAGTGATCGTCTGCCCGGGAGTGACCATCGGGTCGAACACCGTCGTCGGCGCGGGCAGCGTCGTCACCCGCGACCTGCCGGAGAAGGTGTTCGCCGCGGGCAATCCGGCCCGCGTCATCCGCGAACTGTAA
- a CDS encoding TIGR03619 family F420-dependent LLM class oxidoreductase, translating to MKIGFSLPQFGSHAREGARIAQYAVELEQAGADSLWVGDRLVAATNPTVGYGGSDSIPAEFNSILDPFVLLGIAGAATERVRLGANVLIAPLYPPAQLARSLTTIDVVSQGRLIAGFGIGWSPEEYTASHVPFTHRGARLDETLDALDAMWTTDPAGYTGRFVTVPEHRRELQPVRRPPIHLAAFNPAALARVGRRGDGWLPVVPVPGPPGWGKQLLALRAIIDDAAVAAGRDPEAIETVLRVNVAAGTDLDQVAATIETVAADTGFDDFFVDLLYVSDSVDTMLDAALRLLARLRG from the coding sequence GTGAAAATCGGCTTCTCTCTTCCGCAATTCGGTTCGCACGCCCGGGAAGGGGCGCGGATCGCGCAGTACGCTGTCGAGCTGGAACAGGCGGGGGCCGACAGCCTCTGGGTGGGTGACCGGCTGGTCGCGGCGACCAACCCGACGGTCGGGTACGGGGGTTCGGACAGCATTCCCGCCGAATTCAATTCGATCCTGGACCCCTTCGTGCTGCTGGGTATCGCGGGGGCCGCCACCGAACGGGTGCGGTTGGGGGCGAATGTCCTGATCGCGCCCCTGTATCCGCCGGCGCAGCTGGCGCGTTCGCTCACCACGATCGACGTGGTGAGCCAGGGGCGGCTGATCGCCGGGTTCGGGATCGGCTGGTCGCCCGAGGAGTACACGGCCTCGCATGTGCCGTTCACCCACCGCGGGGCCCGGCTCGACGAGACCCTCGATGCGCTCGACGCCATGTGGACCACCGATCCGGCCGGATACACCGGCCGGTTCGTGACCGTCCCCGAGCATCGCCGCGAGCTCCAGCCGGTGCGGCGGCCGCCCATCCACCTGGCCGCGTTCAATCCGGCAGCGCTGGCGCGGGTGGGGCGGCGCGGCGACGGGTGGCTGCCGGTGGTGCCGGTGCCCGGTCCGCCCGGGTGGGGCAAGCAGCTGCTGGCCCTGCGCGCGATCATCGACGACGCGGCCGTGGCGGCGGGACGCGACCCCGAGGCCATCGAGACGGTGTTGCGGGTGAACGTGGCCGCGGGCACCGATCTCGACCAGGTGGCCGCCACCATCGAAACCGTCGCGGCCGACACCGGATTCGACGACTTCTTCGTCGATCTGCTCTACGTCAGCGACTCCGTGGACACCATGCTCGACGCCGCGCTGCGGCTGCTGGCGCGACTGCGCGGCTGA
- a CDS encoding iron chaperone: MAEPQTVDEYLAAQPAPAREALERVRATIRAALPGASETISYQIPAVAVNGTTVMYFAGWKNFVSVYPVPSGDDGFQQAIAPYLAGKGTLKFPLRQPIPYDLIGDVAVRLAAQRAPR, from the coding sequence ATGGCAGAGCCCCAGACCGTCGACGAATACCTGGCCGCGCAACCCGCCCCCGCGCGGGAAGCCCTCGAACGGGTGCGCGCCACCATCCGCGCCGCACTGCCCGGCGCATCGGAGACGATCAGCTACCAGATTCCCGCAGTAGCGGTGAACGGCACCACGGTCATGTACTTCGCGGGCTGGAAGAACTTCGTCTCTGTGTATCCGGTGCCCAGCGGCGACGACGGCTTCCAGCAGGCTATCGCTCCCTACCTGGCGGGCAAGGGCACCTTGAAGTTCCCGCTGCGCCAACCCATCCCGTACGACCTCATCGGCGATGTCGCGGTCCGGTTGGCGGCGCAGCGCGCACCTCGCTGA
- a CDS encoding DUF4153 domain-containing protein: MPDTPTPPPDPAPDSAGTPAPESPTPAERSAAPMPAAEPVMATVSSAAVPGPASSASVPAAPPPPFVSAVAAPAMAGAAPMGSGGPAPWPAAWPAYPTAVAPSGTTWLYQTARPQIPSRSARVPVPNGLLAATAAAGCAAAVLVPLDRPGIGWVLTGLAITGAVYAVDRAARHADWDEYEDDESEDYEDDDSDDCEEADSTGGQNLPARGGAAAHDGAPERDALADREGSADRGVTGDGNATPDRAGSADGVMAADGGVAAVGDATTGDRLRMDEGPAVEVDAERRGWLTQVPWDRVWWTGVALALLSVGAFRAAPWLFVLCLVGAALAGSLAVVRRSAHGLLFDVFAVPLSAANSTPWLQRAMSRARARVGSGTQRVWWSIGVAAALLLIIVPLLAGADAVFAGLVNGLLPRVDVPAVLRWAAVFVVAGLGVSGSLFLLAGPPPPADDDAPRRARRFSPLEWGIPVGALTVVFAAFVATQVAVLFGGDGYVQRTASLTYAEYARSGFWQLSIVSVLTLAVIAIVLRYAGQETTGERRLLRIAVAVVIALVLVIVASAVQRMWTYQQAYGFTMLRLLVEVFEGWIALVYLLLFASLVRLRRTWVPRAAVGAALATLLALAVLNPEGFVADRNIDRWQTGRPLDTKYLSTLSPDALTATGRLPDAQRAAIEDVIRDHLSDDSWQGWNYSRATASR; the protein is encoded by the coding sequence ATGCCCGACACACCCACGCCACCTCCCGATCCGGCCCCGGATTCGGCGGGCACCCCTGCTCCCGAATCCCCGACCCCGGCCGAACGATCCGCCGCGCCCATGCCTGCTGCCGAACCGGTCATGGCCACCGTGAGTTCCGCGGCGGTGCCGGGACCGGCGAGTTCCGCGTCTGTACCCGCCGCTCCGCCACCGCCTTTCGTCTCGGCGGTTGCGGCGCCGGCGATGGCGGGTGCCGCGCCGATGGGATCCGGTGGTCCCGCGCCGTGGCCGGCCGCGTGGCCCGCGTATCCCACCGCGGTAGCGCCATCCGGCACGACCTGGCTCTATCAGACTGCGCGGCCACAGATTCCGTCGCGGTCCGCGCGGGTTCCGGTGCCGAACGGGTTGCTTGCCGCCACGGCCGCTGCGGGGTGTGCGGCCGCGGTATTGGTGCCCCTGGACCGTCCCGGTATCGGATGGGTGCTCACGGGCCTGGCGATCACGGGCGCCGTGTATGCGGTCGACAGGGCAGCGCGACATGCGGATTGGGACGAATACGAAGACGACGAGTCGGAAGACTACGAGGACGACGATTCGGACGATTGCGAGGAAGCCGATTCGACCGGGGGACAGAACCTGCCCGCGCGCGGCGGGGCCGCAGCCCACGATGGCGCTCCGGAACGTGACGCGCTCGCTGATCGGGAGGGATCAGCGGATCGTGGCGTGACCGGTGATGGGAACGCGACTCCTGATCGTGCGGGGTCCGCTGATGGTGTGATGGCTGCCGATGGCGGTGTCGCTGCCGTCGGCGACGCGACTACCGGGGATCGGCTGCGCATGGACGAGGGACCGGCCGTCGAGGTAGACGCCGAGCGTCGAGGCTGGCTGACCCAGGTGCCGTGGGACCGAGTGTGGTGGACCGGGGTCGCGCTGGCGTTGTTGTCCGTCGGTGCGTTCCGGGCTGCGCCATGGCTTTTCGTGTTGTGCCTGGTGGGTGCGGCGCTGGCGGGGTCGTTGGCGGTGGTGCGGCGCTCTGCGCACGGGTTGCTGTTCGACGTGTTCGCGGTTCCGCTGTCGGCGGCGAATTCGACGCCCTGGCTGCAGCGGGCGATGTCCCGGGCCCGGGCGCGCGTGGGCTCGGGTACGCAGCGGGTGTGGTGGTCGATCGGTGTGGCGGCCGCCCTGCTGTTGATCATCGTGCCGTTGCTGGCCGGCGCCGACGCGGTGTTCGCGGGTCTGGTGAACGGGCTGCTGCCCCGCGTCGACGTGCCCGCGGTGCTGCGCTGGGCTGCGGTGTTCGTGGTCGCCGGGCTGGGTGTCTCCGGGTCGCTGTTCCTGCTGGCCGGTCCGCCGCCGCCGGCCGATGACGACGCGCCCCGGCGTGCGCGCCGCTTCTCGCCGCTGGAGTGGGGAATCCCGGTGGGCGCGTTGACCGTCGTGTTCGCGGCGTTCGTGGCCACCCAGGTGGCGGTGCTGTTCGGTGGCGACGGCTACGTCCAGCGCACGGCGAGCCTGACCTATGCGGAGTACGCGCGCAGCGGCTTCTGGCAGCTGTCGATCGTGAGCGTGCTGACCCTCGCGGTGATCGCCATCGTGCTGCGGTACGCCGGGCAGGAGACCACCGGTGAACGCCGGCTGCTGCGGATCGCGGTCGCGGTGGTGATCGCGCTGGTGCTGGTGATCGTCGCGTCGGCGGTGCAGCGCATGTGGACCTATCAGCAGGCGTACGGGTTCACCATGCTGCGCCTGCTGGTGGAGGTGTTCGAAGGCTGGATCGCCCTGGTCTACCTGCTGCTGTTCGCCAGCCTGGTGCGGTTGCGCCGGACCTGGGTGCCGCGCGCGGCCGTCGGCGCGGCCCTGGCGACCCTGCTCGCCCTGGCCGTGCTGAACCCGGAAGGCTTCGTCGCCGACCGCAATATCGACCGCTGGCAGACCGGCAGACCCCTGGACACCAAGTACCTGTCGACCTTGTCCCCGGACGCGCTGACCGCCACCGGCCGCCTGCCCGACGCCCAGCGCGCCGCCATCGAGGACGTCATCCGCGACCACCTGTCCGATGACTCGTGGCAGGGCTGGAACTATTCGCGTGCGACGGCGTCGCGCTGA
- a CDS encoding HAMP domain-containing sensor histidine kinase translates to MIGDTEAPVTGVRALANRMAARLPRPLDRVPSIKAKLAILMVGSGAGAFGYFAIRIGVLPPRATVVAMVFALLISQVLAHGMTMPLREMTAAAKHMAQGDYSRRVRATSRDEVGQLAVAFNHMAADLAAADQQRREFIANVSHELRTPITALGAVLENLVDGVAQPDPATLRTAYAQTQRLSLLVSELLALSSIEAGAVRLDREPVELEPLLSEVVAEAEVMAAAVDRPVRFTVAVAPGLTVHADPARLHQVLLNLLDNATRHGPAHGEVRVHAHTAHGGRTVIEVSDDGPGIPAAERAGVFERFTRGGRATGGGTGLGLAIARWIVDLHGGTIAVADPGSRIRITLPPP, encoded by the coding sequence ATGATCGGCGACACCGAGGCTCCGGTGACCGGGGTGCGGGCGCTCGCGAACCGGATGGCGGCACGCCTGCCGCGGCCCCTGGACCGGGTGCCGTCGATCAAGGCGAAGCTGGCGATCCTCATGGTCGGCTCCGGCGCGGGCGCGTTCGGCTACTTCGCGATCCGCATCGGCGTGCTGCCGCCACGCGCCACCGTCGTCGCCATGGTGTTCGCGCTGCTGATCTCCCAGGTCCTGGCCCACGGGATGACGATGCCGTTGCGGGAGATGACCGCCGCGGCCAAACACATGGCGCAGGGCGACTATTCGCGCCGCGTGCGCGCCACCTCCCGCGACGAGGTCGGCCAGCTGGCGGTGGCGTTCAATCACATGGCCGCCGACCTGGCCGCCGCCGATCAGCAGCGGCGCGAGTTCATCGCCAATGTGTCCCACGAACTGCGTACGCCGATCACCGCCCTGGGCGCGGTGCTGGAGAACCTGGTCGACGGTGTCGCCCAACCGGATCCGGCGACCCTGCGCACCGCCTACGCCCAAACCCAGCGGCTGAGCCTGCTGGTGTCGGAACTGCTGGCCCTGTCGAGCATCGAGGCGGGCGCGGTGCGCCTGGACCGCGAACCGGTGGAACTCGAGCCGCTGCTGAGCGAAGTGGTCGCCGAGGCCGAGGTGATGGCCGCGGCCGTGGACCGTCCCGTCCGCTTCACCGTCGCCGTCGCCCCCGGCCTGACCGTGCACGCCGACCCGGCCCGCCTGCACCAGGTGCTGCTCAACCTGCTCGACAACGCGACCCGGCACGGCCCCGCCCACGGTGAGGTCCGGGTCCACGCCCATACCGCGCACGGCGGCCGCACCGTCATCGAGGTCTCCGACGACGGCCCCGGCATCCCCGCCGCCGAACGCGCCGGCGTCTTCGAACGCTTCACCCGCGGCGGCCGCGCGACCGGCGGCGGCACCGGTCTGGGCCTGGCCATCGCCCGCTGGATCGTCGACCTGCACGGCGGCACCATCGCCGTCGCCGACCCGGGCTCCCGCATCCGCATCACCCTGCCCCCACCCTGA